A single window of Drosophila suzukii chromosome 3, CBGP_Dsuzu_IsoJpt1.0, whole genome shotgun sequence DNA harbors:
- the mRpL21 gene encoding large ribosomal subunit protein bL21, which produces MSFLAQAVRQVLRQVPNRSLSLAGAMRSLSISPAVGQQNKLATESVDISAIAKDQQKECQSICERINRQVQKSEQGRLFAVVHLCGKQFKITPGDVILVEGYWPPTIGDEISLDKVLLAGARDFTLVGRPILEPGLVSVKATVVEKTLSHTKTHFRKKRRKQYMRINFQRSPHTMVRINSIELARPVDGEAPPSEPSKRLF; this is translated from the exons ATGTCATTCTTAGCGCAAGCTGTACGCCAGGTGCTGCGGCAGGTGCCCAATCGCAGTTTATCGCTGGCAG GTGCCATGCGCTCGCTGAGCATTTCACCGGCTGTTGGGCAGCAAAACAAGCTGGCGACGGAATCGGTGGATATATCCGCCATAGCCAAGGATCAGCAGAAGGAGTGCCAGAGCATCTGCGAGCGAATCAACCGCCAGGTGCAGAAGTCCGAGCAGGGACGCCTGTTTGCGGTGGTCCATCTGTGCGGCAAGCAATTCAAAATAACCCCTGGCGATGTCATCCTGGTGGAGGGATACTGGCCCCCAACGATAGGCGATGAGATCAGCCTGGACAAGGTCCTTCTGGCCGGAGCCCGGGACTTCACCCTCGTGGGCAGGCCCATTCTGGAGCCCGGACTCGTCTCCGTGAAGGCCACCGTGGTGGAGAAGACGCTCAGCCACACGAAGACCCACTTCCGCAAGAAGCGCAGGAAGCAGTACATGCGGATCAACTTCCAGCGATCCCCGCACACCATGGTCAGGATCAACTCGATCGAACTGGCGCGTCCGGTGGACGGGGAAGCACCTCCTTCGGAGCCCTCGAAGCGCTTGTTTTAG